In the genome of Nonomuraea sp. NBC_00507, the window GCCGCCGTGAGCGTGTCCGGGTCGGCGTCGAGAAGGTCCCTGATGCGGGCCAGTGGCACGCCCGCATGGGCCAGGGTTCTGATCTTGACGAGGGTGATGGCGTCTTCGGCGGTGTAGCGCCGGTAGCCGGAGGAGTCGCGGTCGGGCTCGGCGAGCAGACCGCGCTCGTGATAGTGGCGGATGGCCTTGATGGTCACTCCGGCGTAGTCCGCGAGCTGGCCAATCGTGAGCATGCCGGACATCCTCCCACTCCGGTGATCAGGCTCGCCGGGTCAGGCGGCCGCCGCCGTTGCGGAAGCGCGCTTGGCCGTCGCGGACGTCGTGGTAGGAGACGAGCAGCAGGCGGAGATATCCGTCGAACGTCTCCAGCGGGTATCCGGCGGGCGCGAAGAGGCCGGGCCGGATCGGCACGTAGCGCTGCGGCGGGGCGGAGGTCATGCCGCCGGCGAACGCGGTGAAGATCCGCTCCTGTGATTCGTCCGCCGGTTCGTAGGTCATCCGCTCCTCGAGCTGGCCGTCGACGATGCTGACGTCGATGCGGAGCTGGTTGGAGCGGTAGGTGCCCACGTAGGGGGTGAGGTCGACGTCCTGCTCCATCTCGGTGACCAGCTTGGGGATCTGGACGCCGAGGTGCTCGCTCAGGAGCCACTGCAGGATCTGGTCCTGCAGCATGATGGCCCCCGGGTTGTTGCCGAAGGCGGTGAAGACCAGGTCGTGGTCGGGGACGACGCACAGGATGGACACGCCGCCGGGCGAGGCGCCCGACATGGCCAGCACGGTCGTGTCGCCGAACGGGTACAGCACCCAGCCCAGGCCGATCGGCGGGGTGTTGGGGCTCTCCATGTCGTGCGAGACCTGCTGCATCAGCGCGGTCGACTCGGCCGACAGGACGCGCGTGCCGGAAGGGGACACGCCCTCCGCGAGGTGGGTGCGTCCGAAGGCGAGCAGGTCGGCGACGGTGCCGATCGGCGTGCCGCCGGCCGGCCCCCAGGTGTCGGGGAGCGTGAACATGCTGGTGGGTTTGGCCG includes:
- a CDS encoding serine hydrolase domain-containing protein — translated: MNNNALHTVEAQIREQAAAYCESNNVPGFVAGVYHAGEQIIVAHGTANVATGAPMLQDTGFLFGSVTKVLTTTLVLQQVDRGLLDLDSPVVKYLPDFALAVPGAADKILVRHLIGHTNGIDADLYFPDDKGRDALKAYVKGLASSCGALFEPGEQLSYSNGGMIVAGRLLEVVTGLPFPDLLAREIYAPVGMPDSCTSAEQAILRSTAIGHFLDPETMAAKPTSMFTLPDTWGPAGGTPIGTVADLLAFGRTHLAEGVSPSGTRVLSAESTALMQQVSHDMESPNTPPIGLGWVLYPFGDTTVLAMSGASPGGVSILCVVPDHDLVFTAFGNNPGAIMLQDQILQWLLSEHLGVQIPKLVTEMEQDVDLTPYVGTYRSNQLRIDVSIVDGQLEERMTYEPADESQERIFTAFAGGMTSAPPQRYVPIRPGLFAPAGYPLETFDGYLRLLLVSYHDVRDGQARFRNGGGRLTRRA